The segment tatgatactaatatactttttatatatttaatgatagtacattttttgttagtatatttgcagtgtactatagaaaaagggaatatatttaaaatacaataaagtatacttttttttcactagggtattCATGAAAAACAACTGTAAAAGAGACATTGGAGgaaaatacatgtttgataacTCATTTGTAAAGCAGTGAAATGCATGATAATTTGTGTATGATAACTGTTGATTgatgaaaacaagacaaatgggtttttgtaaagCTGTTTAATAAGATAATAGCTTATTAAAAAATGACAGACAATTGGTATTGTAACGCCTTTATTAAAAAGCATGTAGCCTATTAATCacttattaaagaataaaaaacaactgGTAATGCATTTGTTAGTAACATGTTagtagataaaaaaataaataacgtaTTAGAAAGAAAGGCAATCTTTACCGTTGAAGGAACCgttgagtttccgccaaaatcagtattgatctagtcggtattgaaaagtcatttattaattttggcgcaaaatgcgatatccgccgtgttattctgtcatgttttctccgtttctttccaaaacatgacaaacttttttattttattttatatttttttttattagaactTCAAACAGAACAAAGTCAATGTACAGTCAAAAAATACAATACTTATAGCCTACATATATCTAGAGAAAACAAACAGCCAGGGCGAGGCTAAcatccaaaacgcgacaaacgccagtctcctttttctgcagaacgcgatatatccgctcaaccaatcacagcgcaccattccacgcactgtacacattaaaggctttttaataccaatgtactcggcaaatgtgtttatttaaccgtgcggtggtgacagatactctttaatcggtaatgacaaataatttataacattaacaagatgactcgttgaattcattttgggagcgatggctgaatgtatttttagtaaaatgcctgtatataagataaatattgacAAAGTTCAGAGGCTAAATGTggatcaacttactttgttgtgtattttcaatttgaaaaataacttttatattgatggattaattgaattttttttttttttaaagtgtcatGATTTATTGcgttttggggaaaaaataatacgtttttataataaactttttaaaattaaaatgtagatttgaatttttaatgtttttatatccaaaagttgctatgtgaaagtttgaaacagaaaataggggTTTTCATTTTgacactttcttggtaaagaaaacaactttttactcataaaatggagttattgcgttttggaaccaaactcttcatatgtaATGCTAGTAAAactaatgtaataaataaattaacttataactttataactaaACTCAGCCTCATGTGGCattaatttaaaggattagtccacttttaaatacactttacctgatcatttactctgctccatgtcatccaagatgttcatgtctttctttcatcagtcgaaaagaaatgaaggtttttgaggaaaacattccaggattattctccttacagtggatttcaatggctaccaacaggttgaaggtcaaaatgtcagtttcagtgcagcttcaagggctttaaacgataccaggggtctcatttataaagcgtgcgtacgcacaaaacgggGATGCAAACGTGCGTACGGCAGTTCCcagcaagcaattttatgtctattaaacgtctaatagccgtcaaaacatagcccggccgtctaggctaaaacaaggcaaaatttgggctgtcagtgaaaatctaatagacgtctaaccataacccaaaaatagactagtcatcaattagacgactATTAGACAACTACATATTTATGTCTAATAGACGGTTAATACGGgtctaggctaaaataaggctgaatttgggctgtcagtgaaaatctaatagacgtctaaccataacccaaaaatagactagtcatcaattacactactaatgaatgattacatctatacatgcaatagacaacaaaataatggctaaaggattcttttcacttaaatataacaggttctcataaatgacaatccgtccaaacaaattaaatataaaaggttttatttagaaaaagaactcaagataatacacaatgataaaaaaataataaattaaattttacaaatacaatacaaataaacattacaagAAAATTACAAAGTGtaacatataataaaaataaaatataaaacattgacaaaaaaaaaagttaaataaaaaatgttaacaatattttttttattaatttttagttccataaattccatgttttatgtaaagcactttgaattaccttgaacattgttgttgaaatgtgctatacaaaataaacttgccttgccaaatcaaaaactcatatttttatgccataatgatcaaaagattaaaagacATACAAGGCTTCCATAACAAATAATAGTAGGGTGCACAGGTTTCATGTTTACCCCCTTGTATTTAGATAATTACAGAGTTTTAGGGCACAAGgaaacactacagtacatgtgcaTGTATGTTAATCTAACCACGTTTTACTGTCTGCACTGTTAGGCCTACCCTCTAAAATGTCACGGTTCCTacacataatgtacataaataataaacacatgtcaaaatgaaaaacacagatacttacatgaccaaaagcaggaaagaatttgctttaacatttgctgttgcttgctCTCCGTCTCCAACGGTTGTAAAATGCGGAAATGTTTAtcgcgagatctggcaacaGTGATCGAGAGCTAACGTTCAAGTCTCGCGTTGCCAGTGGTCATGTCTCAGTAGAGCCACAGTTGCCATCTAGCGGTTGagaattgtaaatttttaattaacttaaaattaaatacagtcatatatgtgtgtggtatataattatataattataattaaattatggtTTGGCTATACCCtgatatatatatgatatcgtAGAATGATTGTGTGACagcaaaaatatgctgtttcaaatatatacttgcatataaatgtatattatacttgcatatttatgtataaatGCAAGCATATCAAGAATCCCACAAGCTTTGTGGTCGAAAATAAAcactattttggttacactcatTGCTGGTCTGAATCAGGGCTATAGCCAAGCCGTAAAAACTAGACTATAAATTGCCTCGATTTCGCCGGGTGGACTAAAAGCAGACTACACATAGCCTATCCAATTCAGAGCTAAATCGTGACTACATATAGACCATGTCATGAAATGCCACTTAAATCTTGTAGAAATCATTGACATTGCGAACATGATGAGATATCAACCATCGCATgcacttcctgtccaaaaactacaataaatcagGATTGACTATATGGGGGCTACAAATAGCCGGTCTTACTACGAGCTAAATCGTGGCTACGCACAGcctacacaatataacatgtcaAAGATGTGAAACCAAACACCTTGTCATCACTGTTGACTTCACTTACATGATGCAATATCATACAACTCGcaagttattttggcaaaaacgacatgtaaccaaatgaaagattattttggctaaaagtgggttacacatagccggactatatcgggtctatagttaaccgagacggtgaaatgacggctattgcttgctgggttcccacgcaaaggttgtgatctataaaaacaaacttgacgggagaatgtgcgcacctttaagcaaactttgagctgTGCGTACGtacattctggagacaaaagtgatatgaattgagatagtagatgtgctactttcgatcacttttccaatgacacgctgttttaatgacagcgaggagcgctgggagcacaataattcctctttaaactaaactgcagatgttatgataaaatatttttttgagaatgacgatcagtgatgcacacttaacttagatattatggaagacactgctggattcggtggtcgaacggtccgttgtccagtttgaataggtccaataatatcttactgtacaaccacagctgcaggaggtgttgatgtcgtgtgaaggatcttcaaacaattaccatttgaaggatatcatttgaggaaaacggtaagatttgcatgttttctttttaaaatactttgtcagtgacgcgccgtttcggacaattgtatttacaatgcaataaataagtaggccaatctgtttccactaaaaatagcctataaacttcctaaaagatatgttcaccttatcagcaaaactgcataaatttcatttgaattgtttaaaactattaaaatactatctggccagtggaaatgaatgaatcaactctattctaaaacctttatctgaagtattttatacaattttgtttttatggatattttgatatattgattctaaaacataaagaggatattggatgatctttatcaatataatgtgtggcacaaattgcatttatagtccatatctaatattttccaatgtcttgtacctttgacgaTGTTAACCGTGgatgtcacgtggatgggaacatgtatggaaatgatatgcagatgaggttatgcatagtaaaactaggcgtcgtaagctccatatatggtgatttcggggaggagacagggtggagatgcacgtacgcacaatcttacgctgactgggatttataaagggatttgtgcgcaggttctggcgtacaCACGGTTTTATAAATccgatttttttgtgtgtgtacgcagaatctagcttttgcgcgtacgtacacttttagtagggatcctacgcacagttttataaatgagaccccagatgagtaataagggtcttatctagcgaatcgatcggtcattttcgaaaaaaataaaaccatttatGCTTTAGgctataaacaaaatattgccttgaacgtactttccgcttccgcattcttcataacgcttacgctgaatgtcctacgccttccctattcaagttatggaaaaaaatgaaactggcgctgcgttcgttccgtaagtagaatagggaaggcgtagaacattcaacgtaagcgttatgaagaatgcggaagcggaaagtacgttcaaggtagtgatgggaagttcggttcTTTTCCGCAAACCGGGGCCGTTTCTCAAAACCAAGTTTGCAAACTTCGGACTCGCATCCTTGGTAGTTATGACTTGGCAAGTTCGACTCAGGAGAACGAGCTCCCGTGGACGGGAGAACACAAGTCCggtgattctgcaaatggaacagcagcgttcttgataacgtcactcagctcgctctggcttctccggttatctctttatgtatattttagccaacaataaaacgaaatttgttataaaacaccactctgcctcttttcgttttatttaaaaaacaaaaaaacaaaaacatattaatagtcTCAGGCAACCAGTGATTGATTATCTGCaatgtgcatatatttataacaaaacgaaatattaaacaaccctgcctcttttcgtatatatttcaaaaatattaaatgtactaTCTGTGCTTACTCTGattaacttcactgtaataaaatgaaataggctataacataaaacaaaaccatgtctctttgttttatgtcagttttaatgatcaatataaaaggtaagaatatacaataagaaataaagcaaacaattcagtcaagcgtacaaaatcagcgctttagtaggatacaaaagttaaatagccatatataaagttatgaacaaacgtcacgttgccctcagccaaaacggagccagcggcaaacgtcAGAAGGACAAGCCGAGAtaaggctgctctcggctgggtacatgagcgctgagcgtccggtgatcgcctggatctcacaactccgacaacgtcagatcaaattgTCAGAAAGGCGCAATCTGTatcaataaaacacaaatttgagctttaaaccaacacattctcgcctgaaaaactcttaaaactacatatcatgacataaaaacagtaatatgtttaaattatgcggggtttctcctttactattgacgcttgctggttagtgcgagatgcattctgggatacctggctgtctcaagtctgcacaagttacctctcgatgcatcctcgataaaaggggcggatcaagaacacatccgggaatttgaactgaacttggctagatgtgaactttgaattggaacagtacttggacagcgactgatgacgtttcacaagtcCACGAGAGCACAAGTACAGACAAgtacgcatattgagaaacggcCCGGTTCTTTCGGACAGTTCGATTCAATAAACCGGTTGAAAAAACCGGTTCACCGGTTCTTTTATGCTCCGACGTAATGATGTCATCCGCGATGACATCGTCTATCGCGGGCCGGGATGAaaaaattaacacattcaaatatataaagtcagtaatcataacatcagtcaactaaaacattataatcTGAAGCATTTCTTACAATTTAGTTTTGCATCTAAAGCATCCAAACACATGACATATACAGGCAGTGATGGGCAAACAAAGTTTTACAGttataaagtgaataaattagTCTTCATCAGAGCAGAAACCATGATCCTCTTACATTacgatttatttgtaattaaataaacttacgTTTCGCCAGATTGGCCCCTCATTCGAGTCCTCTCATAGCATCAGTTGTCCTAGTTAGCCGGTGCTGTGATGTTACTGTTCTGTAGCTTTAGAGCACACGTTGAATCATGCATgcgcagtatcatcagctcatcggttctcaaatcggacaCGTCCGAAAGAAGCGGTTCTCGGTTGTGTTCTGATGATCCGAAAACCGTTGCAACCGGTTCTACTCGAGAAGGAGATTGAGATTCGAGAACcccgagagcgattcaaaaggagTCGCTTGTTTGCTCTCGCTATTTGATTACgtcatgttttattgtttttttatacgTCATATTTTTGTTCAGAAATTAAATAATCTGTCCATGgattatttatgaaacaaataaatgtttccaatctttaaaaaaacttaacttgaaagcacaactgcacaactttcactatattgctttttaaataacattaatatagaaaaataaatttgtagaaCTATTTCTGAACATTATAGTTTGATCTGtgtacaaaatattatgttcatgttggcatgtagtttattatgtacagtattatgtacagtattttaTGCTATTAATCTGCTCTGGTGTATTTGGAAAAGCACAATaaactttttgtatttttaattaagtcataaacatatttccagtatgttttatattatcacactGTCCGATGTTCAACAAAACTTAACTAAGGTGCTTTTCATTCTCTTGAAAAATTGCACGCATGCGCAGTATCATCAGCACTGGTTCTCAAATCGGACATGTCCGACAGAAGCAGTTCTCGGTCGTGTACTGATGATCCGAAAACCGTTGCAACCGGTTCTTGACTCGAGAACGAGAACGGTGACAGGCCGTGTATGTTCGTTCGTGTGCGCCGCGCATGCGCACTCTTATCAGCTGCTCTGCTGCTCgtgatcatcatcatcagttctcTCTTTACAGCAGATTAAGTCACTGTACTGTTGGAGTAACTGAATAACTCTGGGATGTTGGTTTATTTTGAGAGAGTGTCAGGCACGTCAAAAAGTGAGTAACTTTAGTAATTTGTGGATTCGTGTTTGCTAACTGGAGATGCGAATTCGGACAAGAATACGATTCAGACcgatttggtgaactggttcGATCGGTTCATTGAAAAGAACCGGTTAAAAAGAACGATTTGTTCGCGAACCGGACATCACtagttcaaggcgatattttgtttataaagcataaacggttgttttttttttctttttcggaAATGACCGAttgattcgctagataagacccttatttctcatctgggatcgtttaaagcccttgaagctgcactgaaactgtaattttgaccttcaatctgttggtagccactgaaatccactgtaaggagaaaaatcctggaatgttttcctcaaaaaccttcatttcttttcgactgacgaaagaaagacatgaacatcttggatgacatggggggtgagtaaatttatctggaaaagtgtatttaaaagtggactaatcctttaagccgtTGAGCCTGAACAGACCACGGAGAAGTCCTCTGTCTGATTGtaagcattttaaaatgcttaGGTCAGTTTTGACTTTCTTACCTAAtctgagaataataaaaataaggtaAAGGTGCTTAGAGACGCATCACAAAACAATATGAATGACAGACAGCAGGAAAATTAGACAGCTGTCACTCTAGGTATATTTGAATGTAGTTGTAGAGAATAGCCACACAGGTGCTCAGTTGTTTTGCACCAAATAACCTTCATAAAGAGCTGTCGGGTCCATTATACTGTAACACGTGCATTTAAATGACTGTTTACGAGGATACTTGCaaagatgggcattttgacacatACAAGTATGCATTTATAATTTAACCGTTCAAGGCCAATAAAACGGCAAATGTAACTCACGCGCTCTGTGTCTGCGTCTCTCAGACAGTCTCTCACGCATATGGAGAAATGAGTTGTCTTTTGCTGCTGACTGCGATTCAAAGGCTTAAAATCACCTGTTTTAAACCGCAAAGCTtaaaaaagcatgcaaatgaTAGGCTTTCGTGACCACGCAGCACAGCAAACTCACGTGAATGAGTAACCTAAGCACGAGTCTGTTGATAGGCTTGTCCAAAACgctcttgcggtactttgatgtcatacgacAATATGActgcgcagcgccgatgcatctcgaacactATAACTCGATCACAATAATGACCTATTTTGGATCAAGTTTGCACCCCTGATTGTAAGTACACAAGACCAAAAGTGCATATgaaggccctgtcccaaatgacacacttcaTAGCACCTTAACATTATAAAGTGAATACTTTTTGTCTgccaaaaaatcaaaacaaaatagTAGTGactttattttaacaatatctagtgatgggtgatttcaaaacactgcttcatgaagctttattaatcattgtttcgaatcagtggtttggagtgcgtatcaaactgccaaagtcacgtgaactattgaaatttcgaaacaattatgacgtaacgaagcctcgtttgctgaaatcatgtgactttcacactctgaaccactgattcgaaacaaaagattcgtaaagcttcatgaagcagcgttttgaaatcacccatcactagatattgttgaataatgtCGCTGTTTAGTTATTTTCtgtgcacaaaaatgtgtcacttcaaaatattaatgttgaaccactgtagtcacacgacctgttttaaatatgtctttagtagctttctggacactgaaagtgttaattatgttgctgtcaatgcaggcctcactcagccatcggatttcatcaaaaatatcttaatttgtgttctgaagataaacttCAGAAGATAGAActgaaggtcttacagatgtggaacgacatgagggtgagtaattaatgacagaaatataatttttgggtgaactaaccctatacaTGTACTTCGTAGAGATGTGCAATGATTGGTGGGTAAGCTTTCCTTTCCacttcctgtgaagtgatgCATCCATGTTCCTGTATTCCCTGTTCTGTCCACTTCGCAGGGCACTTACGGTCGAATGGAAAGCACTTGAGGTTTTTAGTGGTGCTTTCTGTGTGTTAATATTTCTTCAACTTTTGACTATTCTTGTGTAAGACTCTCTTGTGTAACGTATGTTCGTTATGCTATCTGCACATCATAGACACACCTAGACAAAACAAGAACTAGGCCTTGGACACACTtatacactcacacaaacatttgaacatCTTTATTCATCTATATTTCTTAAAATGCCATATATGGTAGGGGTTGATCTTTGAGCACTGTGATTGGACGGTCTGGACATCGGTGATGATTCTGCTTTAAATACGACCCTTCTTCATTAATAAACCTGAGAATCTTATAGTACTACACTGTCTTTATATCTGCTTGATCATTCTCCATCAGCGCCCGTTTCCAACTGATGACTTTGAGTCTACCTGAAAATGAATCTAACAGGGTGTCAAAAGCTCACACACCCTTAATGATATTCTGCTCTCTAGATATGATCCGTGTGAATCCTTCAAAGTAAATCTTCACCTATTTTATCTCGTCTTTCCAAGATTCAAGGGAGAAAACAGAAAAGCTTCAATATGCAGTATTTATTTAAGGATTAAACCGTTACACATTCAGGTTATAATGAATGAGACACAATAATGCTGACTAAAGGTCTGTCAAGCTGAATTATGCTGCCATTCCTGTGTCACTCCTGCACATCTTAATCACATTTGCCATCCTTCACCTTAAAGATTTCAGTGTTTGATTccctaaaaaaaaagagagagattaaAGTGAAGTTTGAAAGTGACTCTAAACTGATTTTAAACCTGCAGTACTTTGATTTAAACTCACTCGATGGCAAAACACAGTTCGCATTCATTGCCGTATGTTATTCCATCAGATCCACACACAGGTCTATAGATCTTTGGGCACCCTCCAGATGGGTTAGGCTCGCAGTAAGGCtggtcacataaaaaaaaaaaacatcaacattGAGTTATTTGAACATGGAGGGAAGAAATTCTACTGCCGTTACACATTCAGGTTATAATGAATGAGACACAATAATGCTGACTAAAGGTCTGTCAAGCTGAATTATGCTGCCATTCCTGTGTCACACCTGTTGATCATCATCGCATCTGCTTTCCTTCACAATAAGGATTTCAGTTCCTGATTCcctaaaaaaagagagagattaaAGTGAAGTTTGAAAGTGACTCTAAACTGTTTTTAAACCTGCAGTACTTTGATTTAAACTCACTTGATGGCAAAACACAGCATGCATTCATTGCTGTATGTTTTTCCATCAGATCCACACTTGGGTTTATAGTTCTTTGGGCATGCGCCAGTCGGGTAATGCTCGCAGTTAGGCTGGTCACataaaaaaacagcaacattgaGTTATTTGAACATGGAGGGAAGTAATTCTACAgtctttatttactcacctttcTCGCTGCATCAGATACGGCCACTGTTTGTGTCAAGAAGGAAAAACAAGGATTAAAGTTTATCATGATATGGCAAGAGGAAATAACTCGTTTTGCCCATACAATAAAAGTCAATGTTGTTTTGTTGGACACAAACAACATTTCAGTCGTTTTTTAGTGAACCATACCTTAAATCAaacttaaaaatgtctgaatgtgaC is part of the Megalobrama amblycephala isolate DHTTF-2021 linkage group LG23, ASM1881202v1, whole genome shotgun sequence genome and harbors:
- the LOC125258842 gene encoding ovomucoid-like, with product MFTRGVIVLLCVLVAVSDAARKPNCEHYPTGACPKNYKPKCGSDGKTYSNECMLCFAIKESGTEILIVKESRCDDDQQPYCEPNPSGGCPKIYRPVCGSDGITYGNECELCFAIEESNTEIFKVKDGKCD